The following proteins come from a genomic window of Triticum aestivum cultivar Chinese Spring chromosome 6A, IWGSC CS RefSeq v2.1, whole genome shotgun sequence:
- the LOC123130227 gene encoding uncharacterized protein, whose amino-acid sequence MGPDPPRPSAPSSSTGTTTSWPWCFRQRRLISFLGHHNFNRTMDVLVTQTDLAELVDTGSWDKAIEYLFRFLPSDRLLGVHGRALFHYLRMHKAIDDVLAGAPEARSVTTALDQCIIRHPTKSHAVTRLCAIFSSLLCSKRYRLQADLKVSLSNFPWSLLLLTSLYYVQKEHE is encoded by the exons ATGGGGCCGGATCCGCCACGCCCGAGCGCTCCATCCTCGTCGACAGGGACGACTACATCCTGGCCTTGGTGCTTCCGGCAGCGGCGGCTCATCTCCTTCCTCGGGCACCACAACTTCAACCGCACCATGGATGT GTTGGTGACCCAGACGGACCTAGCCGAGCTGGTGGACACGGGCTCCTGGGACAAGGCCATCGAGTACCTCTTCCGCTTCCTGCCCTCCGACCGCCTGCTGGGCGTCCACGGTCGCGCCCTCTTCCACTACCTCCGCATGCACAAGGCCATCGACGACGTGCTCGCCGGAGCCCCGGAGGCGCGCTCCGTCACCACCGCCCTCGACCAGTGCATCATCCGCCACCCCACCAAGAGCCACGCCGTCACCAGGCTCTGCGCCAtcttctcctccctcctctgctccaAGCGATACAG GCTCCAAGCAGATCTGAAAGTCAGCCTCTCCAATTTTCCTTGGAGTCTACTGCTCTTAACATCATTGTACTATGTGCAGAAAGAACATGAATGA